The following are encoded in a window of Scophthalmus maximus strain ysfricsl-2021 chromosome 6, ASM2237912v1, whole genome shotgun sequence genomic DNA:
- the b4galnt1b gene encoding beta-1,4 N-acetylgalactosaminyltransferase 1: MRYLRKTVLLAILASVVLVLALLHSWPTRAYTTVDVWQRPGPMVERRLGERLPEPDHQLDKIPFRVRDNVASLLARNGCLCEGESGGVNLPFAQLLFPRVSAHPLHTAFEASELEEIKRRRAKEYKSFQERSETPADVLIVAEANNPLQYPTQGVDVRPLKTIMIPGLALHDLPRDHHSINITATLGTLNVAAEVDGVKIKGEGEMHMTLSSSFQPNLNRQLQFVTYTNTLFHPSTADTVQLETEGHQAAFTIKIRHGVTPKLYNTGSKGDYNVSALVTIATKTFLRYDKLQDLIDSVRRYYPAVTIVIADDSENPKAISGRYIEHYIMPFGKGWFAGRNLAVSQVTTKYVLWVDDDFVFTASTKLEKLVDVLERTTLDLVGGAVREATGYTATYRQTISIEPGEEDGDCLHMRRGFHHVIQGFPNCVVTDGVINFFLARTDKVQQVGFDPRLARVAHLEFFIDGLGSLHVGSCDDVIVNHATKIKLPWVSQSESDKTYAKFRYPPASSDATHTKNGLLYFKNRFQCLTHN; the protein is encoded by the exons ATGCGGTACCTGAGGAAGACGGTGTTGCTTGCCATTCTGGCGTCTGTGGTGCTGGTGCTCGCCCTCCTTCATTCATGGCCCACGCGAGCCTACACCACAGTGGATGTGTGGCAGCGACCAGGTCCAATGGTAGAGAGGCGTCTGGGGGAGAGGCTCCCAGAACCAGACCACCAATTAGACAAAATCCCCTTTCGTGTGAGGGATAATGTGGCAAG CTTGTTGGCACGTAATGGGTGCCTATGTGAGGGTGAGAGCGGAGGAGTGAACCTGCCCTTCGCCCAACTTTTATTCCCGCGGGTGTCAGCTCACCCGCTGCACACTGCCTTCGAAGCCTCTGAGCTGGAGGAAATAAAGAGGAGACGGGCCAAAGAGTACAAGAGTTTCCAGGAGAG GTCAGAGACACCTGCAGATGTTCTCATTGTAGCAGAGGCTAACAATCCCTTACAGTATCCAACACAGGGGGTGGACGTACGGCCCCTGAAAACAATCATGATCCCAG GTTTGGCCTTACACGACCTTCCCAGAGACCATCACTCA ATAAACATCACTGCCACGCTGGGAACGCTGAATGTAGCAGCAGAGGTAGATGGGGTGAAAATCAAAGGCGAGGGTGAGATGCACATGACTCTGTCGAGCAGCTTCCAGCCGAACCTGAacagacagctgcagtttgtcacctacacaaacacactgtttcaCCCAAGCACAGCCGATACAG tGCAGTTGGAGACAGAGGGGCATCAAGCTGCTTTCACTATCAAGATCCGTCACGGTGTGACACCTAAACTGTACAACACAGGATCCAAAGGAG ACTACAATGTCAGCGCCCTCGTTACCATAGCTACGAAGACTTTCCTGCGCTATGATAAGCTTCAAGATCTTATCGACAGCGTCAGACGCTATTACCCTGCTGTCACCATAGTGATTGCTGATGACAGTGAAAATCCCAAAGCCATCTCTGGGCGTTACATCGAACACTACATCATGCCTTTTGGAAAG GGTTGGTTTGCCGGACGGAACCTGGCTGTTTCCCAGGTGACGACCAAGTACGTGCTGTGGGTGGATGATGACTTTGTCTTCACAGCCAGCACCAAGCTGGAGAAGCTTGTGGATGTTTTAGAGAGGACCACTCTGGATCTG GTGGGGGGTGCAGTGCGGGAGGCCACAGGGTATACTGCCACCTACAGACAGACCATCTCCATTGAGCcgggggaggaggatggtgacTGTTTACACATGAGGAGAGGATTTCATCACGTCATCCAAGGCTTCCCCAACTGTGTTGTCACTGACGGCGTCATCAACTTTTTTCTGGCTCGCACCGACAAAGTCCAGCAGGTCGGTTTTGACCCGCGCCTCGCCAGGGTAGCTCACCTGG agttTTTCATCGATGGCCTGGGATCCCTCCACGTGGGCTcttgtgatgatgtcattgtcaaTCACGCCACCAAAATCAAGCTTCCCTGGGTCAGCCAGTCGGAGAGCGACAAGACTTACGCCAAGTTTCGTTACCCGCCGGCCTCCTCTGATGCCACACATACAAAGAATGGCCTACTGTACTTCAAAAACCGCTTTCAGTGTTTGACTCATAATTAA